The segment AGTTTATGTTTGGTTGATGGGCTTGTAATGCTTGTTAAGTTAGTTCTTCTTGACCGCCTCTTGGTAATTGAAATGTATGGTCTTTTGGCATGTTTGTGATGGACTAAAAATGGTCATTGTGATGTGTTTTGGTAGGTGTTTGAATTAGGTTAGATGCTTATGATATGGTCAATTTTGCTTTGGTCTAATCCATAATGTTTTGGTACAattgaggtgcctttgaatggcatatcggttagatgaattaggatgtttgaaatgacatgtttatgtatgtttgaatgatgtttaaatcCCTTAATTGTGTATCCAAATGGAATGGTTAGTTATGCATGAAATAAacttgaaatggcttgattttaggtaaatttttgggttcacacggcctgggacagcCTCCACTGGGTCACTTTGTTGGATAGGTAAGGTCGAAGAAGTAGGAATCTAGTAGTATATTATGGGGTGGCTGTCAAATTTATTTAATAGTATTATTAATATAAAGAAGTAGACAGCCTCCATGGGTCACACAGCATAAATTGATAGAGATAGGCATGCAGCAATATATGATGCAAAACAAAGTAGGTTAAATGCAATAGTTCCACATGATCTGGGCTTTCAGGCTTAGAGATCCATCTTCATTTGCGTGGATATGAGCTTCTGCGGAAAATACATCCCCAGGTGATAAGGGCAAGTAGTCAGTGCTATCATAGGGCTGAAGGATGCCCACTATATCCTCCCAAATAATAGGGTCTTCGGGTTTAAGGATCTTAGTAGCCGCCTGATatatagtttaattaattaatttcttatGCTACAAAatctaaataaatgaaaaagaaaaaagaacatattaattaattaatacctTACAATCAATGGTCCAAAGAATAATCCACTTAACCCTACCAACATCATACACCAGGCCTCCGTACAAACCGTCGACTAACATATTCTGCGCAAATGGAGTTGGTAATGAATCTTTTTTAATCGTTACCGGAGCACCTTGGTAACTCGAATAATTCAAGCTCGCTTGGCAGTCATCAGAAACATTCTTAAGCTCACCTTTTACCACTTTATAAGTCGGAGGACAAGCCATTTTTAACTCCTTTTTTACTTCACTCTCCTTCTATATATTCTGCTTCATATCT is part of the Gossypium arboreum isolate Shixiya-1 chromosome 5, ASM2569848v2, whole genome shotgun sequence genome and harbors:
- the LOC128293317 gene encoding uncharacterized protein LOC128293317: MACPPTYKVVKGELKNVSDDCQASLNYSSYQGAPVTIKKDSLPTPFAQNMLVDGLYGGLVYDVGRVKWIILWTIDCKAATKILKPEDPIIWEDIVGILQPYDSTDYLPLSPGDVFSAEAHIHANEDGSLSLKAQIMWNYCI